A genomic stretch from Enterobacter oligotrophicus includes:
- the speE gene encoding polyamine aminopropyltransferase — MTEKTVWHETLHDQFGQYFAVDNVLYHEKTDHQDLIIFENAAFGRVMALDGVVQTTERDEFIYHEMMTHVPLLAHGHAKHVLIIGGGDGAMLREVSRHQSLETITMVEIDAGVVSFCRQYLPNHNAGSYDDPRFKLVIDDGVNFVNQTTQTFDVIISDCTDPIGPGASLFTSSFYEGCKRCLKPGGIFVAQNGVCFLQQDEALDSHRKLSTYFGDVSFYQAAIPTYYGGIMTFAWATDNDVLRHLSTEIVQARFHQAGLKCRYYNPAIHTAAFALPQYLQDALSLKEVN; from the coding sequence ATGACCGAAAAAACGGTATGGCATGAAACGCTGCATGATCAATTTGGTCAATACTTTGCCGTGGATAACGTGCTTTACCACGAGAAAACCGATCATCAGGATTTGATCATCTTCGAGAACGCCGCCTTTGGCCGCGTGATGGCGCTGGACGGTGTGGTGCAAACCACCGAGCGCGATGAGTTTATCTATCACGAGATGATGACCCACGTCCCGCTGCTGGCCCACGGCCACGCGAAACATGTGCTGATTATCGGCGGCGGCGACGGTGCCATGCTGCGTGAAGTCTCCCGTCATCAATCCCTCGAAACCATCACTATGGTGGAAATCGATGCCGGTGTGGTTTCGTTCTGTCGTCAGTATCTGCCGAACCATAATGCCGGTAGCTATGACGATCCGCGCTTTAAGCTGGTTATCGACGACGGCGTCAATTTTGTTAACCAGACCACGCAAACCTTTGATGTCATTATCTCCGACTGCACCGATCCGATCGGTCCGGGCGCGTCGCTGTTTACCTCCTCATTCTACGAAGGCTGCAAGCGTTGCCTGAAACCAGGCGGGATCTTCGTGGCACAAAACGGCGTCTGCTTCCTGCAGCAGGATGAAGCCCTCGACAGCCATCGCAAGCTAAGCACTTACTTTGGTGACGTCAGTTTCTATCAGGCCGCCATTCCGACCTACTACGGCGGGATCATGACCTTCGCCTGGGCGACCGATAACGATGTGTTACGCCATCTCTCAACCGAAATTGTTCAGGCCCGCTTCCACCAGGCCGGTCTTAAATGCCGCTATTACAATCCGGCCATCCATACCGCGGCGTTTGCCTTGCCACAATATCTGCAAGACGCATTGTCCTTAAAGGAGGTGAACTAA
- a CDS encoding YacC family pilotin-like protein: MKTFFRTILFSSLMAMCANSYALSENEAEDMADLTAVFVFLKNDCGYQNLPNGQIRRALVFFAQQNQWDLSNYDSFDMKALGEDSYRDLSGIGIPTAKKCKALARDSLSLLAYVK, encoded by the coding sequence ATGAAGACGTTTTTCAGAACAATTTTGTTCAGTAGCCTGATGGCGATGTGTGCAAACAGTTACGCGCTGAGTGAAAACGAAGCAGAAGATATGGCCGATCTGACGGCAGTTTTTGTGTTTCTGAAAAACGATTGCGGTTACCAGAATTTACCCAACGGGCAAATTCGTCGCGCACTGGTCTTTTTTGCCCAGCAGAACCAATGGGATCTCAGCAACTACGACAGCTTCGACATGAAGGCGCTCGGTGAAGACAGCTACCGTGATTTGAGCGGTATTGGCATTCCCACTGCTAAAAAATGCAAAGCGCTGGCACGCGATTCACTCAGCCTGCTCGCCTACGTGAAGTAA
- a CDS encoding DUF2950 family protein, with protein sequence MKRKLLTGMVLFMVSASTMAQQSFSTPDQATDALANAINTQNESAMNTLLGEHWRDFLPPEGVDPEAVDRFLRDWKVRHSTVINGDVAHLVVGDGNWQLPIPVIKTASGWHFDMHDAAEEILTREIGRNELAAIEALHAYVDAQRSYYAMNQKYAQKIISSEGKKDGLYWPISPGEAPSPLGPAFSPKEPGAGYHGYRFRILPDEKGFAMIAWPVSYGQTGVMSFLINQDDKVYQTNLGNESAKKAQALTAYSPDKTWQPVAP encoded by the coding sequence ATGAAAAGAAAACTCCTCACAGGCATGGTGCTGTTCATGGTGTCGGCCTCCACGATGGCGCAACAATCCTTCAGCACGCCTGACCAGGCGACCGACGCGCTGGCAAACGCCATTAACACGCAAAATGAAAGTGCTATGAACACGTTACTCGGGGAACACTGGCGCGATTTTCTGCCGCCAGAAGGCGTCGATCCTGAGGCCGTTGACCGCTTCTTGCGCGACTGGAAAGTCCGGCATAGCACCGTCATTAATGGCGATGTCGCGCATCTGGTCGTCGGCGACGGCAACTGGCAACTGCCGATCCCGGTGATCAAAACCGCCTCCGGCTGGCACTTCGATATGCACGACGCTGCCGAAGAGATCCTGACCCGCGAAATCGGGCGCAACGAACTCGCCGCAATCGAAGCACTGCATGCTTATGTGGATGCGCAGCGAAGCTATTACGCGATGAACCAGAAATACGCGCAAAAAATTATCAGCTCTGAAGGGAAAAAAGACGGACTGTACTGGCCCATTTCACCCGGCGAAGCACCCAGCCCGCTTGGTCCGGCTTTCAGTCCGAAAGAGCCGGGTGCGGGCTATCACGGCTATCGGTTCCGCATTCTGCCGGATGAGAAAGGATTTGCGATGATCGCCTGGCCAGTCAGTTATGGTCAGACAGGGGTGATGAGTTTTCTGATAAATCAGGATGATAAGGTGTACCAGACCAATCTCGGCAATGAGTCAGCGAAAAAAGCACAGGCGCTGACTGCATACTCTCCGGATAAAACCTGGCAGCCCGTCGCCCCATAG
- the traT gene encoding conjugal transfer complement resistance protein TraT: protein MSLKKVAVIGLVAAALTLTGCGAVSTAVKKRNLEVKTQMSETVWLEPSNEKTVYIQVKNTSDKDMSNLQTLLANDLIAKGYKVTSSPDSAYYWVQANVLKADKMDLREAQGYLKTGYEGAAVGAALGAGITAYNSNSSGAALGVGLAAGLIGMAADAMVEDVNYTMVTDLQISERSKAKVTTDNIAALRQGTSGVKLQTSTEQGDRAKYQTRVVSNANKVNLKFEEAKPVLEAQLAKSVANIL from the coding sequence ATGTCTTTGAAGAAAGTTGCGGTGATTGGCTTAGTGGCAGCAGCGCTGACGCTGACCGGATGTGGCGCGGTCTCCACGGCGGTAAAGAAACGCAATCTGGAAGTGAAAACTCAGATGAGCGAAACCGTCTGGCTTGAGCCATCTAATGAAAAAACAGTCTACATTCAGGTTAAAAACACTTCTGATAAAGACATGAGCAATCTGCAGACTCTGCTGGCGAACGACCTGATAGCGAAAGGCTACAAAGTCACCAGCTCACCAGATAGCGCTTACTACTGGGTGCAGGCGAACGTTCTGAAAGCGGACAAAATGGACCTGCGTGAAGCTCAGGGCTACCTGAAAACCGGTTATGAAGGTGCCGCTGTGGGGGCGGCTCTGGGTGCGGGTATCACTGCCTATAACAGCAACTCCTCCGGCGCGGCGCTGGGTGTGGGGCTGGCGGCTGGCCTGATCGGTATGGCGGCAGATGCAATGGTAGAAGATGTGAACTACACCATGGTCACCGACCTGCAGATCTCGGAGCGCAGCAAAGCGAAAGTGACCACTGATAACATCGCAGCCCTGCGTCAGGGGACGTCTGGTGTGAAACTGCAAACCAGCACAGAGCAGGGCGATCGCGCGAAGTATCAGACTCGCGTGGTATCTAACGCTAATAAAGTGAACCTGAAGTTTGAAGAGGCGAAACCGGTTCTCGAAGCTCAACTGGCGAAATCTGTCGCAAATATCCTGTAA
- the speD gene encoding adenosylmethionine decarboxylase produces the protein MKKLKLHGFNNLTKSLSFCIYDICYAKTAEERDGYIAYIDELYNANRLTEILSETCSIIGANILNIARQDYEPQGASVTILVSEEPVDPQLIDKTEHPGPLPEVVVAHLDKSHICVHTYPESHPEGGLCTFRADIEVSTCGVISPLNALNYLIHQLESDIVTIDYRVRGFTRDINGMKHFIDHEINSIQNFMSEDMKALYDMMDVNVYQENIFHTKMLLKEFDLKHYMFHTKPEELSEEERKAITDLLWKEMREIYYGRNIPAV, from the coding sequence TTGAAAAAACTCAAACTGCATGGCTTTAACAATCTGACCAAAAGCCTGAGTTTTTGTATTTACGATATCTGCTACGCCAAAACAGCGGAAGAGCGCGATGGTTATATCGCCTATATCGATGAACTCTACAACGCCAACCGTCTGACCGAGATCCTGTCAGAAACCTGCTCGATCATCGGTGCAAATATCCTGAACATCGCCCGTCAGGATTATGAGCCTCAGGGCGCGAGCGTCACCATTCTGGTGAGTGAAGAGCCGGTCGATCCTCAGCTTATCGACAAAACCGAGCATCCCGGCCCGCTGCCGGAAGTGGTCGTCGCACACCTCGATAAAAGCCATATTTGTGTTCACACCTACCCGGAGAGCCACCCGGAGGGCGGGCTGTGTACCTTCCGCGCCGATATCGAAGTATCGACCTGCGGCGTGATTTCTCCGTTGAATGCGCTCAATTATTTAATCCACCAGTTGGAATCCGATATCGTGACCATTGATTATCGCGTGCGTGGTTTTACCCGTGATATCAACGGCATGAAGCACTTTATCGACCATGAGATCAACTCCATTCAGAACTTTATGTCTGAGGATATGAAGGCGCTGTACGACATGATGGACGTGAACGTGTATCAGGAGAACATCTTCCATACCAAGATGTTACTTAAGGAATTCGACCTTAAGCACTACATGTTCCATACCAAACCGGAAGAGTTAAGCGAAGAAGAGCGCAAGGCCATCACCGACCTGCTCTGGAAAGAGATGCGCGAAATCTACTACGGCCGCAATATTCCGGCCGTGTAA
- the yacL gene encoding protein YacL yields MDYEFLRDITGVVKVRMSMGHEAVGHWFNEEVKENLALLDEVEQAANTVKGSERSWQRAGHEYTLWMDGEEVMVRANQLEFSGDEMEEGMSYYDEESLSLCGVEDFLQVVAAYREFMKQK; encoded by the coding sequence ATGGATTACGAATTTCTGCGCGACATCACCGGCGTGGTGAAGGTGCGTATGTCGATGGGCCACGAAGCCGTTGGGCACTGGTTTAACGAAGAGGTGAAAGAGAATCTCGCGCTTCTCGATGAAGTTGAACAGGCGGCGAATACGGTAAAAGGCAGTGAGCGTTCCTGGCAACGAGCCGGGCATGAATACACGTTATGGATGGATGGTGAAGAAGTTATGGTGCGTGCCAACCAGCTTGAATTCTCGGGTGACGAGATGGAAGAGGGGATGAGCTACTATGACGAAGAAAGTCTGTCGCTGTGCGGCGTCGAGGACTTTTTACAGGTAGTGGCGGCGTACCGCGAGTTTATGAAACAGAAGTAA
- a CDS encoding DUF3300 domain-containing protein: MKLPFKPHLLVLLCSVGLFAASGVMFVKSRATEPAAPAPVAQQSAAPAYTAAQIDQWVAPVALYPDALLSQIFMASTYPSNVIQAAQWSKDNPKMQGDAAIQAVAGQPWDPSVKSLVAFPQLMSLMGENPPWVQNLGDAFLAQPKDVMDSVQRLRLLAQQTGALQSTPQQTVTTVTKPASTKTTTESTTTPTVIKIESADPQVIYVPAYNPNTVYGTWPNTAYPPVYLPPSPGEQFTNSLVKGLGFSLGVATTYAIFSNIDWDDDDDWDHHHHDDDWDHHGGYSHNGDNNININVDNFNKISGQHLTNISHNWQHNPAYREGVPYPTNQLNSRFHSTHSTTGLSATQQKPINRDSQRQAALTQMEKSTGKTFSQSAHTGTRDAQRQASNQQLKQISQRNNYRGYDTKPQPLKRASTPLRENRHAEMQSQQKRISQTAQQHTWPHRANALSGNDSRSANWQAQQQRGAQSRQLSARQQQPRQISAGRTEHHEFRHR, encoded by the coding sequence ATGAAGTTGCCCTTTAAGCCACATCTGCTTGTTCTTCTTTGCAGTGTCGGGCTGTTTGCCGCCTCTGGCGTGATGTTTGTCAAAAGCCGCGCAACGGAACCTGCCGCCCCTGCTCCCGTCGCTCAACAGTCTGCCGCGCCAGCCTATACCGCCGCGCAAATCGATCAGTGGGTTGCCCCTGTTGCACTCTACCCGGATGCCCTGCTGTCGCAAATTTTTATGGCATCAACCTACCCGTCCAACGTTATCCAGGCTGCACAGTGGTCAAAAGACAATCCTAAAATGCAGGGCGACGCGGCTATCCAGGCCGTTGCCGGGCAACCGTGGGACCCAAGCGTTAAGTCGCTGGTCGCCTTTCCACAGTTGATGTCACTGATGGGCGAAAACCCGCCGTGGGTGCAAAACCTGGGAGATGCTTTCCTCGCGCAGCCTAAAGATGTGATGGATTCCGTTCAGCGCCTGCGATTACTGGCGCAGCAAACCGGCGCATTGCAATCCACACCACAGCAGACCGTCACCACCGTGACAAAGCCTGCCTCGACAAAAACAACAACGGAATCAACAACCACGCCGACGGTCATTAAGATTGAATCCGCCGATCCGCAGGTGATTTACGTTCCTGCCTATAACCCGAATACCGTGTATGGAACCTGGCCCAATACGGCATATCCACCCGTTTATTTACCGCCCTCTCCCGGCGAGCAATTCACCAACAGCCTGGTCAAAGGCTTAGGCTTTAGCCTGGGCGTGGCAACAACGTATGCCATTTTCAGTAATATCGACTGGGATGACGACGATGACTGGGATCACCATCACCACGATGATGACTGGGATCATCACGGCGGGTATAGCCACAACGGCGACAACAACATCAATATCAACGTTGATAACTTCAACAAAATCAGCGGCCAGCATCTGACGAATATCAGCCATAACTGGCAGCACAATCCCGCCTACCGTGAAGGCGTGCCGTACCCAACCAACCAGCTCAACAGCCGTTTCCATTCAACCCATTCAACAACCGGCCTCAGTGCGACGCAGCAAAAACCGATCAACCGCGACAGCCAGCGTCAGGCCGCGCTGACTCAAATGGAGAAATCGACGGGAAAAACGTTTTCTCAGTCGGCGCATACCGGCACCAGAGATGCACAGCGCCAGGCTTCAAACCAGCAACTGAAGCAGATTTCTCAGCGCAATAACTACCGTGGCTATGACACCAAACCGCAACCCCTGAAGCGCGCAAGCACGCCGCTGCGTGAAAATCGCCACGCTGAGATGCAAAGTCAACAGAAACGGATTTCGCAGACGGCGCAGCAGCACACCTGGCCGCATCGTGCCAATGCCCTGAGCGGCAACGACAGCCGTTCAGCCAACTGGCAAGCCCAGCAGCAGCGTGGTGCGCAAAGTCGTCAGCTTTCGGCACGCCAACAACAGCCACGGCAAATATCTGCCGGCCGGACTGAACACCATGAATTCCGTCATCGCTAA
- the lpdA gene encoding dihydrolipoyl dehydrogenase — MSTEIKTQVVVLGAGPAGYSAAFRCADLGLETVIVERYNTLGGVCLNVGCIPSKALLHVAKVIEEAKALAEHGIVFGEPKTDIDKIRTWKEKVITQLTGGLAGMAKGRKVKVVNGLGKFTGANTLEVEGENGKTVINFDNAIIAAGSRPIELPFIPHEDPRVWDSTDALELKTVPKRLLVMGGGIIGLEMGTVYHALGSEIDVVEMFDQVIPAADKDIVKVFTKRISKKFNLMLETKVTAVEAKEDGIYVSMEGKKAPSEPQRYDAVLVAIGRVPNGKNLDAGKAGVEVDDRGFIRVDKQLRTNVPHIFAIGDIVGQPMLAHKGVHEGHVAAEVIAGMKHYFDPKVIPSIAYTEPEVAWVGLTEKEAKEKGISFETATFPWAASGRAIASDCADGMTKLIFDKETHRVIGGAIVGTNGGELLGEIGLAIEMGCDAEDIALTIHAHPTLHESVGLAAEVFEGSITDLPNAKAKKK; from the coding sequence CTCCGCAGCATTCCGCTGCGCGGATTTAGGTCTGGAAACCGTCATCGTAGAACGTTACAACACCCTCGGTGGTGTTTGTCTGAACGTCGGCTGTATCCCTTCTAAAGCGCTGCTGCACGTAGCAAAAGTTATCGAAGAAGCCAAAGCGCTGGCTGAACACGGTATCGTCTTCGGCGAGCCGAAAACCGATATCGACAAAATTCGTACCTGGAAAGAGAAAGTTATCACTCAACTGACCGGTGGTCTGGCTGGCATGGCCAAAGGCCGTAAAGTGAAAGTGGTTAACGGTCTGGGTAAATTCACCGGGGCGAACACCCTGGAAGTGGAAGGTGAAAACGGCAAAACCGTGATCAACTTCGACAACGCGATCATCGCGGCGGGCTCTCGCCCAATCGAACTGCCATTCATTCCACATGAAGATCCACGCGTGTGGGATTCTACCGATGCACTGGAACTGAAAACCGTTCCAAAACGCCTGCTGGTTATGGGTGGCGGTATCATCGGTCTGGAAATGGGTACTGTGTACCATGCCCTGGGTTCAGAGATTGACGTGGTTGAAATGTTCGACCAGGTTATCCCGGCTGCTGATAAAGACATCGTGAAAGTCTTCACCAAACGCATCAGCAAGAAATTCAACCTGATGCTGGAAACCAAAGTGACTGCCGTTGAAGCGAAAGAAGACGGTATTTACGTTTCCATGGAAGGCAAAAAAGCCCCATCTGAACCACAGCGTTACGACGCCGTGCTGGTGGCTATCGGCCGTGTGCCGAACGGTAAAAACCTCGACGCCGGTAAAGCGGGCGTGGAAGTGGACGACCGTGGCTTCATCCGCGTTGACAAACAGCTGCGCACTAACGTGCCGCACATCTTTGCTATCGGCGATATCGTCGGTCAGCCTATGCTGGCGCACAAAGGTGTTCACGAAGGTCACGTTGCCGCTGAAGTTATCGCCGGCATGAAACACTATTTCGATCCGAAAGTGATCCCATCTATCGCCTACACCGAGCCAGAAGTGGCATGGGTGGGTCTGACTGAGAAAGAAGCGAAAGAGAAAGGCATCAGTTTTGAGACCGCCACCTTCCCGTGGGCTGCTTCTGGCCGTGCTATCGCGTCCGACTGCGCAGACGGTATGACCAAACTGATCTTCGATAAAGAGACTCACCGCGTCATCGGTGGTGCGATTGTCGGGACTAACGGCGGCGAACTGCTGGGTGAAATCGGCCTGGCGATCGAAATGGGCTGTGACGCTGAAGACATCGCGCTGACCATCCACGCTCACCCAACTCTGCATGAGTCTGTGGGCCTGGCGGCAGAAGTGTTCGAAGGTAGCATTACCGACCTGCCAAACGCGAAAGCGAAGAAGAAATAA
- the acnB gene encoding bifunctional aconitate hydratase 2/2-methylisocitrate dehydratase yields MLEEYRKHVAERAAEGIVPKPLDATQMAALVELLKNPPEGEEEFLLDLLINRVPPGVDEAAYVKAGFLAAIAKGEATSPLVTPEKAIELLGTMQGGYNIHPLIDALDNDTLAPIAAKALSSTLLMFDNFYDVEEKAKAGNVYAKQVMQSWADAEWFLNRPALAEKITVTVFKVTGETNTDDLSPAPDAWSRPDIPLHALAMLKNAREGIEPDQPGVVGPIKQIEALQQKGFPLAYVGDVVGTGSSRKSATNSVLWFMGDDIPHVPNKRGGGLCLGGKIAPIFFNTMEDAGALPIEVDVSNLNMGDVIDVYPYKGEVRNHETNELLASFELKTDVLIDEVRAGGRIPLIIGRGLTTKAREALGLPHSDVFRQAKDVAESSRGYSLAQKMVGRACGVAGIRPGAYCEPKMTSVGSQDTTGPMTRDELKDLACLGFSSDLVMQSFCHTAAYPKPVDVTTHHTLPDFIMNRGGVSLRPGDGVIHSWLNRMLLPDTVGTGGDSHTRFPIGISFPAGSGLVAFAAATGVMPLDMPESVLVRFKGKMQPGITLRDLVHAIPLYAIKQGLLTVEKKGKKNIFSGRILEIEGLPDLKVEQAFELTDASAERSAAGCTIKLNKEPIIEYLNSNIVLLKWMIAEGYGDRRTLERRIQGMEKWLADPQLLEADADAEYAAVIDIDLADIKEPILCAPNDPDDARPLSEVQGEKIDEVFIGSCMTNIGHFRAAGKLLDTHKGQLPTRLWVAPPTRMDAAQLTEEGYYSVFGKSGARIEIPGCSLCMGNQARVADGATVVSTSTRNFPNRLGTGANVYLASAELAAVAALIGKLPTPEEYQTFVAQVDKTAVDTYRYLNFDQLSQYTEKADGVIFQTAV; encoded by the coding sequence GTGCTAGAAGAATACCGTAAGCACGTAGCAGAACGTGCCGCCGAGGGAATTGTACCCAAACCTTTAGATGCAACCCAAATGGCCGCGCTCGTCGAGCTGCTGAAGAACCCGCCTGAGGGCGAAGAAGAATTCCTGTTAGATCTGTTGATCAACCGCGTACCGCCTGGCGTAGATGAAGCTGCCTACGTAAAAGCCGGATTCCTTGCTGCTATCGCCAAAGGCGAAGCCACCTCCCCACTGGTTACTCCTGAAAAAGCCATTGAACTGCTCGGCACCATGCAGGGTGGTTATAACATTCATCCGCTGATTGACGCGCTGGATAACGACACGCTGGCACCGATTGCCGCGAAAGCGCTCTCCTCAACGCTGCTGATGTTCGATAACTTCTACGATGTGGAAGAAAAAGCCAAAGCAGGCAACGTCTATGCGAAGCAGGTGATGCAGTCCTGGGCGGATGCCGAATGGTTCCTGAACCGTCCTGCCCTGGCTGAAAAAATTACCGTCACTGTTTTCAAAGTGACCGGTGAAACTAACACCGATGACCTCTCTCCGGCACCGGATGCATGGTCCCGCCCGGATATCCCTCTGCACGCCCTGGCGATGCTGAAAAACGCCCGTGAAGGGATCGAGCCAGATCAGCCTGGTGTTGTTGGCCCGATCAAGCAGATCGAAGCCCTGCAGCAAAAAGGTTTCCCGCTGGCTTACGTCGGTGATGTTGTGGGTACCGGCTCATCCCGTAAATCCGCCACTAACTCCGTGCTCTGGTTCATGGGCGATGACATTCCGCACGTGCCGAACAAGCGCGGCGGTGGCCTGTGCCTCGGCGGTAAAATTGCACCAATCTTCTTTAACACCATGGAAGATGCGGGCGCGCTGCCAATTGAAGTGGATGTGAGCAACCTGAACATGGGCGACGTGATTGACGTTTACCCGTATAAAGGTGAAGTACGCAACCACGAAACTAACGAGCTGCTGGCCAGCTTCGAGCTGAAAACCGACGTGTTGATCGACGAAGTGCGTGCCGGTGGCCGTATTCCGCTGATCATCGGCCGTGGCCTGACCACCAAAGCGCGTGAAGCGCTGGGTCTGCCGCACAGTGACGTGTTCCGTCAGGCGAAAGATGTGGCGGAAAGCAGCCGCGGTTACTCGCTGGCACAGAAAATGGTCGGTCGCGCGTGCGGCGTAGCCGGTATCCGTCCTGGCGCATACTGCGAACCGAAAATGACCTCCGTAGGCTCTCAGGACACCACTGGCCCAATGACCCGTGACGAACTGAAAGACCTGGCGTGCCTGGGCTTCTCTTCTGACCTGGTGATGCAGTCCTTCTGCCACACTGCGGCGTATCCGAAGCCGGTTGACGTAACCACGCACCACACGCTGCCAGACTTCATCATGAACCGTGGCGGCGTGTCTCTGCGTCCGGGTGATGGCGTCATCCACTCCTGGCTGAACCGTATGCTGCTGCCGGATACCGTGGGTACAGGCGGTGACTCCCATACCCGTTTCCCTATCGGTATCTCCTTCCCGGCGGGCTCTGGTCTGGTGGCGTTTGCTGCGGCGACCGGCGTAATGCCGCTGGATATGCCGGAATCGGTGCTGGTGCGCTTCAAGGGCAAAATGCAGCCGGGTATCACCCTGCGTGACCTGGTTCACGCGATCCCGCTGTATGCCATCAAACAGGGCCTGCTGACCGTTGAGAAGAAAGGTAAGAAAAACATCTTCTCCGGCCGTATCCTGGAAATTGAAGGTCTGCCGGATCTGAAAGTTGAACAGGCGTTCGAGCTGACCGATGCGTCTGCAGAGCGTTCTGCCGCGGGCTGTACCATCAAGCTGAACAAAGAGCCGATTATTGAGTATCTGAACTCTAACATCGTGCTGCTGAAGTGGATGATCGCAGAAGGCTACGGCGACCGTCGCACGCTGGAGCGTCGTATCCAGGGTATGGAAAAATGGCTGGCCGATCCGCAGCTGCTGGAAGCTGACGCTGACGCAGAATATGCGGCAGTGATCGACATCGATCTGGCGGATATTAAAGAGCCAATTCTGTGTGCGCCGAACGATCCGGATGACGCGCGTCCACTCTCTGAAGTGCAGGGCGAGAAGATCGACGAAGTGTTTATCGGTTCCTGCATGACCAACATTGGCCACTTCCGTGCTGCCGGTAAGCTGCTGGATACCCACAAAGGCCAGCTGCCAACCCGCCTGTGGGTGGCACCGCCAACCCGTATGGACGCTGCACAGCTGACCGAAGAGGGTTACTACAGCGTGTTCGGTAAGAGCGGTGCGCGTATCGAAATCCCTGGCTGTTCCCTGTGTATGGGTAACCAGGCGCGCGTGGCCGACGGTGCGACGGTGGTGTCCACTTCGACCCGTAACTTCCCGAACCGTTTAGGGACGGGCGCTAACGTTTACCTGGCCTCTGCGGAGCTGGCGGCGGTTGCGGCGCTGATTGGCAAACTGCCAACGCCGGAAGAGTACCAGACCTTTGTGGCGCAGGTTGATAAGACAGCGGTAGATACCTATCGCTATCTGAACTTCGACCAGCTCTCTCAGTACACCGAGAAGGCTGACGGGGTGATCTTCCAGACCGCGGTATAA